In Caloranaerobacter sp. TR13, a genomic segment contains:
- the grdD gene encoding glycine/sarcosine/betaine reductase complex component C subunit alpha yields the protein MSDNNVKKLIGKVFNDIADAIETGQFGKKIRVGITILGSEHGVENIVKGAEIAQSRDNSIEVVLIGPKVDTKLEVVEANTEEEAHKKMEELLDSGEIHSAVTMHYNFPIGVSTVGRVITPGLGREMFIATTTGTSSPHRVEAMIKNGIFGIITAKAMGIENPTVGILNVDGARQVERALKELSNNGYEINFTESMRSDGGSVMRGNDLLAGTPDVMITDTLTGNLLMKIFSSFTTGGSYEALGYGYGPGIGEDYSRIILILSRASGVPVVANAISYAAELARGDLIKISKEEFNKAKKAELDDIIKGLKKEVTSKEVDEEVEAPPKEVVTGSISGIDILELENAVKALWKNGIYAESGMGCTGPIVMVNEAKLQKAIEVLANAGYTSKESDPC from the coding sequence ATGTCAGATAATAACGTAAAAAAACTCATTGGTAAAGTCTTTAATGACATAGCTGATGCAATAGAAACAGGACAATTTGGTAAGAAAATAAGAGTAGGTATTACAATCCTAGGCAGTGAGCATGGGGTTGAAAATATAGTTAAAGGTGCTGAAATAGCTCAATCAAGGGATAATTCTATTGAAGTAGTATTAATAGGACCTAAAGTAGATACAAAGTTAGAAGTAGTTGAGGCTAATACAGAAGAAGAAGCTCATAAGAAAATGGAAGAATTATTAGATAGTGGTGAAATTCATAGTGCTGTTACGATGCATTATAATTTTCCAATAGGTGTTTCAACTGTAGGAAGAGTTATTACACCAGGTTTAGGCAGAGAGATGTTTATAGCTACTACAACTGGAACATCTTCTCCACATAGAGTAGAGGCTATGATTAAAAATGGAATTTTCGGTATTATAACAGCTAAAGCAATGGGAATAGAAAATCCTACTGTTGGTATACTTAATGTTGATGGAGCTAGACAAGTAGAAAGAGCTCTAAAAGAATTATCAAATAATGGATATGAAATAAACTTTACTGAATCAATGAGGTCAGATGGTGGTTCTGTAATGAGAGGAAATGACCTTTTGGCAGGAACGCCTGATGTAATGATTACAGATACATTAACAGGTAATTTACTAATGAAGATTTTTTCTTCATTTACAACAGGAGGAAGCTATGAAGCTTTAGGTTATGGATATGGTCCTGGAATTGGAGAAGATTACAGTAGGATAATATTAATACTTTCGAGAGCTTCTGGTGTTCCGGTAGTAGCAAATGCTATTTCTTATGCTGCAGAATTAGCTAGAGGTGATTTAATAAAAATTAGTAAAGAAGAGTTTAATAAAGCTAAGAAAGCTGAATTAGATGATATAATAAAGGGATTGAAAAAAGAAGTAACATCTAAAGAAGTAGATGAAGAGGTTGAAGCTCCACCGAAGGAAGTTGTAACAGGATCAATTTCAGGCATAGATATTTTAGAATTAGAAAATGCTGTTAAAGCGTTATGGAAAAACGGTATTTACGCAGAAAGTGGAATGGGCTGTACAGGTCCTATAGTAATGGTTAATGAAGCAAAGTTACAAAAAGCTATAGAAGTGCTGGCGAATGCTGGTTATACATCAAAGGAATCTGACCCTTGTTAG
- the grdC gene encoding glycine/sarcosine/betaine reductase complex component C subunit beta translates to MSFAVVKGTGYVLVHAPDMVIHSGTTQTSERLINPDSEYLKELPKHLRNFDEVVSYAPNQTYIGNITPDDLSKYEMPWYDKKVEDANRFGKFGEIMPQDEFIGLMKISDAFDLVKLEKEFTNVVKEKLEKHPLINDNLISKLKEGEENSEIEKLINEQHAEPIYNEGKIVGCVKRAHDIDINLNAHTLFENLVVKASGVLALLNLLDKSNFKAEDIDYVIECSEEACGDMNQRGGGNFAKAIAEVAGCINATGSDTRGFCAAPTHALIEAAALVQAGVYENVVIVGGGATAKLGMNGKDHVKKGMPVLEDVLGGFAILVSKNDGVNPVLRTDLVGRHTVGTGSSPQAVITSLITAPLDKGNLKITDIDKYSVEMQNPDVTKPAGAGDVPTSNYKMIAALGVKRKELERKDLMNFVKEHGMPGWAPTQGHIPSGVPYVGFAREELLDGNINRVMIVGKGSLFLGRMTNLFDGVSIVIERNSGKVDSDKGVSEEEVKKLVAEAMREFASHLLRD, encoded by the coding sequence ATGAGTTTTGCAGTAGTTAAAGGAACAGGTTATGTTTTAGTACATGCACCTGATATGGTAATACACAGCGGTACTACACAAACTTCAGAGAGATTAATAAATCCTGACTCAGAGTATTTAAAAGAGCTTCCAAAGCATTTGCGTAATTTTGATGAAGTTGTAAGTTATGCACCAAATCAAACTTATATCGGAAATATTACACCAGATGATTTATCAAAATACGAGATGCCTTGGTATGATAAAAAAGTTGAAGATGCAAATAGATTTGGTAAATTTGGAGAAATAATGCCTCAGGACGAATTTATAGGTCTTATGAAGATATCTGATGCATTTGATTTAGTAAAGCTTGAAAAAGAATTTACTAATGTTGTTAAAGAAAAATTAGAAAAACATCCATTAATAAATGACAATTTAATTTCGAAGCTTAAAGAAGGAGAAGAAAATTCTGAAATAGAAAAATTGATTAATGAGCAACATGCTGAACCTATCTATAATGAAGGTAAAATAGTTGGCTGTGTTAAGAGAGCGCATGATATTGATATTAATTTGAATGCTCATACTTTATTTGAAAACTTAGTTGTTAAAGCTTCAGGTGTATTAGCATTATTAAATTTACTAGATAAGAGCAATTTTAAAGCTGAAGACATAGATTATGTAATTGAATGCTCAGAAGAAGCTTGTGGAGATATGAACCAAAGAGGTGGAGGCAACTTCGCAAAAGCAATTGCAGAAGTTGCAGGTTGTATCAATGCAACTGGTTCAGATACAAGAGGATTCTGTGCTGCACCTACTCATGCATTAATAGAAGCTGCTGCTTTAGTACAAGCAGGAGTTTATGAAAATGTTGTAATAGTAGGTGGAGGAGCAACTGCAAAATTAGGAATGAATGGAAAAGATCACGTGAAAAAAGGAATGCCTGTATTAGAAGATGTTTTAGGTGGATTTGCAATATTAGTGAGTAAAAATGATGGCGTAAATCCTGTATTAAGAACTGATTTAGTAGGACGCCATACTGTTGGAACAGGTTCTTCACCACAGGCTGTAATAACTTCATTAATTACAGCTCCTCTTGATAAGGGAAATCTAAAAATTACAGATATAGATAAATATTCTGTTGAGATGCAAAATCCAGATGTTACAAAGCCTGCTGGAGCAGGAGATGTTCCTACATCAAACTATAAGATGATTGCTGCTTTAGGCGTTAAGAGAAAAGAACTAGAAAGAAAAGACTTAATGAATTTTGTTAAAGAGCATGGTATGCCAGGATGGGCTCCAACTCAAGGACATATTCCTTCTGGGGTTCCTTATGTAGGATTTGCAAGAGAAGAACTACTTGATGGCAATATAAATAGAGTTATGATCGTTGGTAAAGGTAGTTTATTCTTAGGTCGTATGACAAATCTATTTGATGGTGTATCAATAGTAATTGAAAGAAATAGTGGTAAAGTGGATAGTGATAAAGGAGTTTCTGAGGAAGAAGTTAAAAAGTTAGTAGCAGAAGCTATGAGGGAATTTGCATCACATCTTTTAAGAGATTAG
- the grdB gene encoding glycine reductase complex selenoprotein B has protein sequence MSKIRVVHYINQFFAGIGGEEKADHKPEVREGVVGPGMEFSKRFGDEAEIVATIICGDSYFNENIEEAKKIIIEMVRKYNPDLFIAGPAFNAGRYGVACGTITEAVNKELGIPVLTGMYPENPGADMFKKSVYIVETKNSAAGMRKAVKSMAALALKLAKGEEIKAPDVEGYIPRGIRKNYFAEKRGSERAVEMLIKKLKGEEFKTEYPMPDFDRVEPNPPVKDITKAKIALVTSGGIVPKGNPDHIESSSASKYGKYDISQFDDLTPETHETAHGGYDPVYANEDADRVLPVDVLRELEKEGKIGQLHRYFYTTTGNGTAVANAKAFAAEFAKELVADGVDAVILTSTUGTCTRCGATMVKEIERAGIPVVHMCTVVPISLTVGANRIVPTIAIPHPLGNPSLSKEEEKALRRSLVERALKALQTEVDGQTVFEE, from the coding sequence ATGAGCAAAATAAGAGTAGTTCATTATATTAATCAATTCTTTGCAGGAATTGGTGGAGAAGAGAAGGCTGACCACAAACCTGAAGTAAGAGAAGGTGTTGTAGGTCCAGGAATGGAATTTAGCAAGAGATTTGGTGACGAAGCAGAAATAGTAGCAACTATAATCTGTGGTGACTCATATTTCAATGAAAATATAGAAGAAGCAAAGAAAATAATAATAGAAATGGTTAGAAAATATAACCCTGATTTATTTATTGCTGGTCCAGCGTTTAATGCTGGTAGATACGGTGTTGCTTGTGGTACTATAACTGAGGCCGTTAATAAAGAATTAGGGATACCAGTATTGACAGGTATGTATCCAGAAAACCCTGGTGCAGATATGTTCAAAAAGAGTGTTTATATAGTAGAAACTAAAAATAGTGCAGCTGGTATGAGAAAAGCTGTTAAGTCAATGGCTGCTTTAGCTCTAAAACTAGCAAAAGGAGAAGAGATAAAAGCTCCTGATGTTGAAGGTTATATCCCTAGAGGTATAAGAAAGAATTATTTTGCAGAAAAAAGAGGTTCAGAAAGAGCTGTTGAAATGCTTATTAAAAAGCTTAAAGGCGAGGAATTCAAAACTGAGTACCCAATGCCAGACTTCGACAGAGTTGAACCAAATCCTCCAGTAAAGGATATTACAAAAGCTAAGATTGCTTTAGTTACTTCTGGAGGTATAGTACCAAAAGGTAATCCAGATCATATTGAATCTTCAAGTGCATCTAAGTATGGTAAATATGATATTTCACAATTCGATGATTTAACACCAGAAACACATGAAACAGCACATGGTGGTTATGACCCTGTATATGCAAATGAGGATGCAGATAGGGTATTACCTGTAGATGTTCTTAGAGAATTAGAAAAAGAAGGAAAAATTGGTCAGCTTCACAGATACTTCTATACAACAACTGGTAATGGTACAGCTGTTGCTAACGCTAAAGCTTTTGCAGCTGAATTTGCAAAAGAATTAGTAGCAGATGGTGTAGATGCAGTTATATTAACATCTACATGAGGTACTTGTACACGTTGCGGTGCAACGATGGTTAAAGAAATCGAAAGAGCAGGTATTCCTGTAGTTCACATGTGTACAGTAGTACCTATATCACTAACTGTTGGTGCTAATAGAATAGTTCCAACAATAGCTATACCACATCCACTTGGAAATCCAAGCCTTAGCAAAGAAGAAGAAAAGGCTTTAAGAAGAAGTTTGGTTGAAAGAGCATTAAAAGCTCTACAAACTGAAGTGGATGGTCAAACAGTTTTCGAAGAGTAA
- the grdA gene encoding glycine/sarcosine/betaine reductase complex selenoprotein A: MGLLDGKKVIVIGDRDGIPAPAIEECLKTTEAEVVFASTECFVUTAAGAMDLENQKRVKDLTEKYGAENVVVILGAAEAEAAGLAAETVTAGDPTFAGPLAGVQLGLRVYHAVEPEFKNEVDPEVYDEQIGMMEMVLDVDEIISEVSDIREEYCKFND; the protein is encoded by the coding sequence ATGGGATTACTAGATGGTAAGAAAGTAATCGTAATTGGTGACAGAGATGGAATTCCTGCACCAGCTATTGAAGAGTGCTTAAAGACTACTGAAGCTGAAGTAGTTTTTGCATCAACTGAATGTTTTGTCTGAACTGCTGCAGGAGCTATGGACCTAGAAAATCAAAAGAGGGTTAAAGATTTAACTGAAAAATATGGTGCTGAAAATGTTGTAGTAATATTAGGAGCTGCTGAAGCAGAAGCTGCTGGGCTAGCAGCTGAAACTGTTACAGCAGGAGACCCTACTTTTGCAGGTCCATTAGCAGGAGTCCAGTTAGGACTTAGAGTATATCATGCAGTAGAACCAGAGTTCAAAAATGAAGTTGATCCAGAAGTTTATGATGAACAAATTGGTATGATGGAAATGGTATTAGATGTAGATGAAATTATAAGTGAAGTTAGCGATATAAGAGAAGAATATTGTAAATTTAACGACTAA
- a CDS encoding glycine/sarcosine/betaine reductase component B subunit has product MRLELGNIYIKDVQFGNETKVENGVLYVNKEELISILSEDEHLKSIDVELARPGESVRIMPVKDVIEPRVKVEGKGGIFPGILSKVETVGSGRTNVLKGAAVVTTGKIVGFQEGIIDMTGPGAEYTPFSKLNNVVLVCEPVDGLKQHEHEKAVRMAGLKAAEYLGKAAKNVQPDDVETYEFLPLLKSIEKYPELPKVAYVLMLQSQGLLHDTYVYGVDAKQILPTLISPTELMDGAIISGNCVSACDKNTTYHHLNNPIIRDLYNKHGKELNFVGVIITNENVYLADKERSSNWTAKLAEYLGVDGVIISQEGFGNPDTDLIMNCKKIEQKGIKTVIVTDEYAGRDGASQSLADADPLANAVVTGGNANEVIELPPMDKVIGHIEPANKIAGGFDGSLKEDGSIVVELQAITGATNELGFNKLTAKGY; this is encoded by the coding sequence ATGCGCCTAGAATTAGGAAATATCTATATCAAAGATGTTCAGTTTGGAAATGAAACAAAGGTTGAAAATGGAGTGCTTTATGTAAATAAAGAAGAATTGATTTCTATCTTATCAGAGGATGAACATCTAAAGAGTATAGATGTTGAATTAGCTAGACCAGGTGAAAGTGTAAGAATAATGCCTGTAAAGGATGTTATTGAGCCTAGAGTTAAAGTTGAAGGAAAAGGTGGTATTTTCCCTGGTATATTATCAAAAGTAGAAACAGTAGGTTCTGGAAGAACTAATGTTTTGAAAGGCGCTGCTGTAGTAACTACTGGTAAAATAGTAGGTTTCCAAGAAGGTATAATTGATATGACTGGCCCAGGAGCCGAATATACACCTTTTTCAAAGTTAAATAATGTTGTTTTAGTTTGCGAGCCAGTTGATGGATTAAAGCAACATGAACATGAAAAAGCTGTTAGAATGGCTGGATTAAAAGCTGCAGAGTATTTAGGAAAAGCAGCTAAGAATGTACAGCCAGATGATGTTGAAACTTATGAATTTTTACCGTTACTTAAGAGTATTGAAAAATATCCAGAATTACCAAAGGTAGCATATGTATTAATGCTTCAAAGTCAAGGTTTATTGCATGATACTTATGTATATGGCGTTGATGCTAAACAGATTTTACCTACTTTAATAAGCCCAACTGAGTTAATGGATGGAGCTATTATTAGTGGTAACTGCGTATCAGCTTGTGATAAGAATACTACTTATCATCATTTAAATAACCCAATAATTCGTGACCTTTACAATAAACATGGTAAAGAATTGAATTTTGTTGGGGTTATTATAACTAATGAGAATGTATATTTAGCTGATAAAGAGCGTTCATCAAACTGGACTGCTAAATTAGCTGAATATCTAGGTGTAGACGGTGTTATTATTTCACAAGAAGGTTTTGGTAATCCAGATACAGACTTAATTATGAACTGCAAGAAAATAGAACAAAAAGGTATTAAAACAGTTATTGTAACAGATGAATATGCAGGAAGAGATGGAGCTTCACAATCATTAGCAGATGCAGACCCACTAGCAAATGCAGTTGTTACAGGAGGTAACGCAAATGAAGTTATCGAGTTACCACCTATGGATAAAGTTATAGGACATATTGAACCTGCTAATAAGATTGCTGGTGGATTTGATGGTAGTTTGAAGGAAGATGGCTCTATAGTAGTTGAATTGCAAGCTATAACAGGAGCTACTAATGAGTTAGGATTTAACAAATTAACAGCTAAAGGATATTAA
- the trxA gene encoding thioredoxin TrxA, whose amino-acid sequence MLEVNKETFEAEVLNAEGYVLVDFWGKSCEPCKALLPHVEELAEKYGDKMKFCKLDTSSARRLAIKQRVLGLPTIAIYKDGEKIDELTKEDATPANIEEMIKKYV is encoded by the coding sequence ATGTTAGAAGTAAATAAGGAAACTTTTGAAGCTGAAGTATTAAATGCAGAAGGATATGTATTAGTAGATTTCTGGGGAAAAAGCTGTGAACCTTGCAAAGCTTTATTACCACATGTGGAAGAATTAGCAGAAAAATATGGAGATAAGATGAAATTCTGCAAACTTGACACTTCATCAGCAAGAAGACTAGCTATTAAACAAAGAGTATTAGGATTACCTACAATAGCTATTTATAAAGATGGAGAGAAAATTGATGAATTAACAAAAGAAGATGCAACACCTGCAAATATAGAAGAAATGATTAAGAAGTATGTCTAA
- the trxB gene encoding thioredoxin-disulfide reductase, whose product MENLYDVVIIGSGPAGLSAALYAGRARLKTLVIEKERTGGQIVTTDEVANYPGSIRNATGPSLIARMVEQVEEFGAQKISDTINEVELEGKIKVLKGEKGEYRAKTVIVATGAKPRQLNCPGEKEFTGKGVSYCATCDADFFTDFDVYVIGGGDSAVEEAIYLTKFARKVTIIHRRDQLRAAKSIQEKAFKNEKIDFIWNSEVKEIKGDGIVESMVIRNRVTGEETEIHANEEDGTFGIFVFIGYMPQTALFKGILDMDERGYLLTDEDMRTNIEGVFAAGDCRKKSLRQVVTACADGAIAATQAEKYIENNFSE is encoded by the coding sequence ATGGAAAATTTATATGATGTAGTTATTATAGGTTCAGGACCAGCAGGATTATCAGCTGCTTTGTATGCAGGAAGAGCAAGATTAAAGACTTTAGTTATCGAAAAAGAGAGAACAGGAGGACAAATAGTAACTACAGACGAAGTTGCTAATTATCCTGGGTCAATTAGAAATGCAACAGGACCTTCTTTAATTGCAAGAATGGTTGAACAAGTTGAAGAATTTGGAGCTCAAAAGATTTCTGATACTATTAATGAAGTTGAATTAGAAGGAAAAATCAAAGTACTTAAAGGAGAAAAGGGAGAATACAGAGCTAAAACTGTAATAGTTGCAACAGGAGCAAAACCTAGACAGCTAAATTGTCCAGGAGAAAAAGAGTTTACTGGAAAAGGAGTTTCTTACTGTGCTACTTGTGATGCTGATTTCTTTACTGATTTTGATGTATATGTAATCGGTGGAGGGGATTCAGCAGTAGAAGAGGCTATTTATTTGACAAAGTTTGCTAGAAAAGTAACCATTATACATAGAAGAGATCAGTTAAGAGCAGCTAAATCTATTCAGGAAAAAGCATTTAAAAATGAAAAAATTGATTTTATTTGGAACTCTGAAGTTAAAGAAATAAAAGGTGATGGCATTGTTGAATCAATGGTTATAAGAAACAGAGTTACTGGTGAAGAAACAGAAATACACGCAAATGAAGAAGATGGTACTTTTGGCATATTTGTATTTATAGGATATATGCCGCAAACTGCTTTATTCAAAGGTATATTAGATATGGATGAAAGAGGTTATTTGTTAACAGATGAAGATATGAGAACAAATATAGAAGGTGTTTTTGCGGCAGGAGATTGTAGGAAGAAGTCATTAAGACAGGTTGTTACTGCCTGTGCAGATGGAGCAATAGCTGCTACACAGGCTGAAAAATATATTGAGAATAATTTTAGTGAATAA
- a CDS encoding GrdX family protein, whose amino-acid sequence MGKILITNNPLVKDQLSEYIDIEYYETDYLNILRKVRDKVHLGHKLLSHPLSGSIKPNETPYKSIIISSDRGYLDYDSLIIIEGSIQTAEKFIRDFKTPNWPEKILIDFQTIDLSLIKDVVINEKV is encoded by the coding sequence TTGGGTAAAATACTTATAACCAATAATCCTTTAGTTAAAGATCAGTTATCGGAATACATCGATATAGAGTATTATGAAACGGATTATTTAAATATTTTGAGAAAAGTTAGAGATAAAGTACACTTAGGTCATAAGTTGTTATCACATCCTTTATCGGGAAGTATAAAGCCTAATGAAACACCTTATAAATCTATAATTATTAGCAGCGATAGAGGATATTTAGATTATGATTCATTGATAATTATCGAAGGGAGTATACAAACAGCAGAAAAATTTATAAGAGATTTCAAAACTCCAAACTGGCCAGAAAAGATTTTAATTGATTTCCAAACTATAGATTTGTCGCTTATTAAGGATGTTGTTATAAACGAAAAGGTATAA
- a CDS encoding DUF362 domain-containing protein, with amino-acid sequence MASKVYFVNLRARSKKDNIPNKIQRLFDKAGVKEVLSSDDITAIKLHFGEKGSSAFIHPIFVRQIVDKAKECGVRPFLTDTNTLYTGSRTNSVTHIQTAIENGFAYAVVNAPIIIADGIYSKNSVEVKIDKNHFETVKIAGDIYYSNSMIVLSHVKGHGMAGFGGTIKNLAMGCATAAGKQIQHSDAKPKVISKKCIGCKLCVKHCPVEAIEMVDNKAVIDKDKCIGCGECITICPKRAIQIQWETDSDVFLEKMAEYAYGAVKNKEGKVAYFNFVMNVTPMCDCVPWSDAPIVNDVGILASFDPVAIDKASIDLINDQMGIKNSDLKDGHKPGEDKFHGLHPQVDANRILEYGEAIGLGSTNYELIEVK; translated from the coding sequence GTGGCAAGTAAAGTTTATTTTGTAAATTTAAGAGCGAGAAGTAAGAAAGATAATATACCGAATAAAATTCAAAGGTTATTTGATAAAGCTGGTGTTAAAGAAGTTTTATCAAGTGATGATATAACTGCAATAAAACTGCATTTTGGAGAAAAAGGTTCAAGTGCTTTCATACATCCAATTTTTGTTAGGCAAATAGTTGATAAGGCAAAAGAATGTGGAGTTAGACCTTTTTTAACAGATACAAATACTCTATACACGGGAAGTAGAACAAATAGCGTTACACATATACAAACGGCAATAGAAAATGGATTTGCTTATGCTGTAGTGAATGCACCTATAATAATAGCTGATGGCATATATAGTAAAAACTCAGTTGAAGTTAAAATAGATAAAAATCATTTTGAAACAGTAAAGATAGCTGGGGATATTTATTATTCTAATTCTATGATTGTATTAAGTCATGTTAAGGGACATGGAATGGCTGGATTTGGTGGTACTATAAAGAACTTAGCAATGGGTTGTGCAACTGCTGCAGGAAAACAAATTCAGCATTCTGATGCTAAGCCTAAAGTTATTAGTAAGAAATGCATTGGATGTAAATTGTGTGTTAAACATTGCCCTGTTGAAGCTATAGAAATGGTAGATAATAAAGCAGTTATAGACAAAGACAAATGTATTGGATGTGGTGAATGTATAACAATATGTCCTAAACGTGCAATTCAAATACAATGGGAGACAGATTCAGATGTTTTCCTTGAAAAAATGGCTGAATATGCTTATGGAGCTGTTAAAAACAAAGAAGGCAAAGTTGCATATTTTAATTTTGTGATGAATGTAACTCCAATGTGTGACTGTGTTCCATGGAGCGATGCACCAATAGTTAATGATGTAGGTATATTAGCTTCTTTTGACCCAGTAGCAATAGATAAGGCAAGTATAGATTTAATAAATGATCAAATGGGTATAAAAAATAGTGATTTGAAAGATGGACACAAACCAGGTGAAGATAAATTTCATGGTTTACATCCACAAGTAGATGCTAATAGAATATTAGAGTATGGAGAAGCTATTGGATTAGGTAGTACAAATTATGAATTAATAGAAGTTAAATAA
- a CDS encoding DegV family protein has product MEKIKIITDSVSDIPSQYIDEYDIEVIPLTINFESESYKDKVDITVDEFYKKMDESNKLPTTSQVTPMEFLNTYEKFKDDYDYLIVITLSSKLSGTYQSAITAAQLAEIEDKVIVIDSKGITLGQGLIVLEAAKMAKNGKNKDEIIERLNELIDKLEYIIVVDSLENLKKLGRISATKAFLGEKLKIKPVITMKDGYIVQMDKIRGRKKVIKWIIEKMKSENVNLKDKTIAINYARNEEFGIELVDTIKENFDVSEIVFGEVGCTVAIFAGTGAFAIYYEKE; this is encoded by the coding sequence GTGGAAAAAATAAAAATTATAACAGATAGCGTTTCAGATATTCCCTCGCAATATATTGATGAATATGATATAGAGGTTATACCTTTGACAATTAATTTTGAAAGTGAAAGTTATAAAGATAAAGTTGATATTACAGTTGATGAGTTTTATAAAAAAATGGATGAAAGTAATAAATTACCAACTACTTCGCAGGTAACTCCAATGGAGTTTTTAAATACATATGAAAAATTTAAAGACGATTATGATTATTTAATTGTGATAACTTTATCATCAAAACTAAGTGGTACATATCAGTCGGCTATAACAGCTGCTCAGTTAGCAGAAATAGAAGATAAAGTTATAGTTATAGATTCTAAAGGAATTACATTAGGACAAGGGCTTATAGTATTAGAAGCTGCAAAGATGGCCAAAAACGGCAAAAATAAAGATGAAATTATAGAAAGATTAAATGAGTTAATTGATAAATTAGAATATATTATCGTGGTTGATTCGTTAGAAAACTTAAAGAAGCTTGGTAGGATATCTGCTACTAAAGCATTTTTAGGAGAAAAACTTAAAATTAAGCCAGTAATAACTATGAAAGACGGATATATTGTCCAGATGGATAAAATTCGTGGAAGAAAAAAAGTAATCAAGTGGATTATAGAAAAAATGAAAAGCGAGAATGTAAATCTAAAAGATAAGACTATAGCCATAAATTATGCGAGAAATGAAGAATTTGGCATAGAACTTGTAGATACTATTAAAGAAAACTTTGATGTTAGTGAAATAGTTTTTGGTGAAGTAGGGTGTACAGTAGCTATTTTTGCTGGTACTGGAGCATTTGCTATATATTATGAAAAAGAATAA